The following proteins are co-located in the Brevibacillus laterosporus DSM 25 genome:
- a CDS encoding PTS sugar transporter subunit IIC has translation MMEKIMTFMNESFSPRVNKITKNPWVSSIQDAVMTILPLILVGSLITIVSLLNSVFSWLPDFSLINTFTFGLLGLFVSFLIPYFIMEKKKLDNKKLIAGATGLALYLFLLSPVILENGQIQFMLDRFGATGMFLSLIVGLFVGFVLVQFSKFSFFSEDSSIPDFIIVWFDTLIPITLIMLTGWLIGVQAKIDFFGVILAIFKPLSSIVQSYPGFVLSVFIPAFLYTFGISGWVMMPVIYPVYLSGLAENAQVVASGGTPSNIAVMETLYAFTSMGGIGTTLPLVIMMFFLGKSMRMKAIGQATIVPSIFNINEPLMFGAPIVFNPFLMIPMWITAIVIPSITYWVLHVGWVSIPAKTFMLWYVPMPISSYLATQDWRAIVLAMILFVVAFIIFFPFFKAYDIQERKKELEVSEPEM, from the coding sequence ATGATGGAGAAAATAATGACTTTTATGAACGAATCGTTTAGTCCAAGGGTTAATAAAATCACGAAAAACCCGTGGGTATCATCGATCCAGGATGCGGTTATGACCATTCTGCCGCTAATCCTTGTCGGTTCGCTAATTACGATTGTCAGTCTATTAAATAGTGTATTTTCGTGGCTCCCTGATTTTTCTTTAATTAATACATTTACATTCGGTCTGCTAGGCTTATTCGTCTCCTTCTTAATCCCATATTTCATTATGGAGAAAAAGAAACTCGATAATAAAAAGCTAATAGCAGGCGCAACAGGACTGGCTCTTTATCTGTTCTTATTGTCGCCAGTCATCTTAGAGAACGGACAAATTCAGTTCATGCTAGATCGATTTGGAGCAACTGGTATGTTCCTGTCATTGATTGTCGGCTTGTTTGTTGGATTTGTACTTGTTCAATTCTCCAAATTCTCGTTTTTCTCGGAGGATTCATCCATTCCGGATTTTATCATTGTTTGGTTTGACACACTCATACCGATCACGCTGATTATGCTGACGGGATGGCTGATTGGTGTTCAAGCAAAAATTGATTTCTTTGGAGTAATCCTAGCTATCTTTAAACCATTATCAAGTATTGTTCAAAGCTATCCTGGTTTTGTTTTATCTGTCTTCATTCCAGCGTTCCTGTACACTTTTGGTATTAGCGGCTGGGTAATGATGCCGGTTATTTATCCCGTCTATTTATCAGGTCTTGCAGAAAATGCACAAGTAGTAGCATCTGGAGGAACTCCATCCAATATTGCAGTTATGGAAACGCTTTATGCCTTTACAAGCATGGGTGGAATCGGAACGACTTTGCCTCTCGTTATCATGATGTTCTTCCTAGGAAAGTCGATGCGAATGAAAGCTATTGGACAGGCAACGATCGTTCCATCTATCTTTAACATCAATGAACCATTAATGTTTGGGGCGCCAATTGTCTTTAACCCATTTTTGATGATACCGATGTGGATCACTGCAATTGTTATTCCGAGTATTACGTACTGGGTGCTGCATGTTGGCTGGGTAAGTATCCCGGCGAAGACATTCATGCTTTGGTATGTGCCAATGCCGATTTCATCATATTTGGCAACTCAAGATTGGAGAGCTATTGTTTTAGCAATGATATTATTCGTCGTAGCATTTATCATCTTCTTCCCTTTCTTTAAAGCCTACGATATTCAAGAGAGGAAGAAAGAATTAGAAGTAAGTGAACCTGAAATGTAA
- a CDS encoding PTS lactose/cellobiose transporter subunit IIA, whose protein sequence is MIDREQELEALYLISMQMILHAGDARNDVMEALKCCEDEEYDRAEKILENANKDIVASHKLQTETVQKEAQGEEAIFSLLFAHAQDTLMTVKSEYEIAKRLVRVFRRIDEKIDGKKA, encoded by the coding sequence ATGATTGACAGAGAACAAGAACTAGAAGCGCTGTATTTAATATCAATGCAAATGATTTTACATGCAGGTGATGCACGCAATGATGTTATGGAAGCGTTAAAATGCTGCGAAGACGAGGAATACGACCGTGCTGAGAAAATATTAGAAAATGCAAATAAAGATATCGTTGCATCTCATAAGCTACAAACAGAAACCGTACAAAAAGAAGCACAGGGAGAGGAAGCCATTTTCTCACTACTGTTTGCTCATGCCCAAGATACACTAATGACAGTAAAGAGCGAATATGAAATAGCTAAACGGTTAGTTCGCGTTTTTAGAAGAATAGATGAAAAAATTGATGGAAAGAAGGCATAA
- a CDS encoding glycoside hydrolase family 1 protein, translated as MRTYEGTFPKDFLWGGAVAANQCEGAFGVGGKGISLADVHRYRCDQDITSHDSDMTLAQVKEAIEDKVGYYPKRHGIDFYHTYKEDLQLLAEMGFKTFRTSIDWSRIFPNGDDQEPNEEGLAFYDKLIDEIRGLGMEPIITMLHYETPLNITLQYGGWNNRKVIDFFVRYGEVLLERYKDKVKYWIVINQINLMYHESFNSVAICKDQVENVDEAKYQAIHNQMVASARIVKKARELSSALHMGTMLADCTAYPESCHPDDIVLALKRNRLQYYFTDVQFRGEYPGYMRRFFHENDISINELPEDATILKANTMDFLAISYYYSSMVSAKRNGMSPVDLSKNPHLKANPWGWAVDPKGLYNALCQYYDRYQVPIMIAENGFGMYDKPEDGMVHDDYRISYLSEHIAQVKEAVKDGVEIFAYCAWGPIDIVSCSSAEMEKRYGFIYVDIDNDGNGSRKRIKKDSFYWYKKVIETNGETI; from the coding sequence ATGAGAACGTATGAAGGTACTTTTCCAAAAGATTTTCTATGGGGCGGAGCGGTTGCAGCTAATCAATGCGAAGGTGCTTTTGGGGTTGGCGGAAAAGGAATTAGCCTTGCAGACGTTCACCGTTATCGTTGTGATCAAGATATTACAAGTCATGATTCTGATATGACTCTTGCGCAAGTGAAAGAAGCAATTGAAGACAAAGTCGGTTATTATCCGAAAAGACATGGGATCGACTTTTATCACACATATAAAGAAGATTTACAGCTTCTTGCTGAAATGGGCTTTAAAACATTTCGAACATCTATTGATTGGTCTCGCATTTTTCCTAATGGTGATGACCAAGAGCCAAACGAAGAAGGACTTGCTTTCTACGATAAGTTAATTGATGAGATCAGAGGCCTTGGCATGGAGCCAATTATTACGATGCTTCACTATGAAACTCCGTTAAACATTACCCTTCAATATGGGGGATGGAATAATCGTAAAGTAATTGATTTTTTCGTTCGGTATGGAGAAGTATTGCTTGAACGTTACAAAGACAAAGTGAAATATTGGATTGTGATCAATCAAATCAATTTAATGTATCATGAATCCTTTAACTCGGTTGCGATCTGCAAAGACCAGGTGGAAAATGTAGACGAAGCTAAGTATCAAGCTATTCACAATCAAATGGTTGCATCGGCTCGAATTGTTAAAAAGGCGCGAGAATTGAGTTCTGCACTTCATATGGGCACAATGCTGGCTGATTGCACAGCCTATCCAGAGAGCTGCCATCCAGATGATATTGTACTGGCGCTGAAGAGAAATCGTCTACAGTATTACTTTACCGATGTTCAATTTAGAGGCGAATACCCTGGCTATATGAGACGTTTCTTTCATGAAAATGATATTTCAATAAATGAACTGCCAGAGGACGCCACTATTTTAAAAGCAAACACAATGGACTTTCTGGCAATCTCATACTACTATTCTTCCATGGTTTCAGCAAAAAGGAATGGGATGAGCCCTGTTGATTTAAGTAAAAACCCGCATCTTAAAGCTAATCCATGGGGCTGGGCTGTCGATCCTAAAGGCTTATATAACGCATTATGCCAATACTATGATCGCTATCAAGTGCCGATCATGATCGCTGAAAACGGTTTTGGTATGTATGACAAGCCAGAAGATGGGATGGTTCATGATGATTATCGTATATCGTATCTATCTGAGCATATCGCCCAAGTAAAGGAAGCTGTTAAAGACGGTGTGGAAATTTTCGCATATTGTGCTTGGGGACCGATTGATATCGTCAGCTGTTCTTCGGCTGAAATGGAAAAACGCTATGGTTTCATCTATGTTGATATTGACAATGACGGGAATGGCTCGCGAAAACGTATTAAAAAAGACAGCTTTTACTGGTATAAAAAAGTAATTGAAACAAATGGAGAAACTATTTAA
- a CDS encoding glycoside hydrolase family 1 protein, whose translation MRKNPDLFPTNFLWGGAIAANQAEGAYLEGGKGLCVADINKFNDEVSIKEKGNYELTTKDIQFALEDKEGHYPKRTSIDFYHRYKEDLNMLAETKMNSFRTSINWSRIFPKGDETEPNEEGLRYYDKLIDEIIKNGMEPLITVSHYEMPLHLAIEYNGWYNRKTIDFFVHYCEVLFKRYKDKVKYWILVNQINLITFESFNHLGIPADRVENLLEAKYQGAHNELVACARATKIAKEINPKMQIGMMLFDAISHPATCKPEDVLATVKRNQMEYYFSDILMRGKYPNYAFRFFEENNIMIHFGENDEEDFKNTADFFSFSYYYTRISDAESVKKPNSAYVNPELKASDWGWSIDPIGLRTALNLYYDRYQKPIMITENGIGAYDKVDENGEIHDPYRIEFLKRHIEQIKEAIKDGVEVIGYYPWGPIDIVSCSSSEMSKRYGFIYVEKDDYGKGTLERKRKDSFYWYQKVVQSNGEEL comes from the coding sequence TTGAGAAAAAATCCGGATTTATTTCCTACAAACTTTTTATGGGGAGGCGCGATTGCGGCAAACCAAGCAGAGGGTGCTTATTTGGAAGGCGGAAAAGGACTCTGTGTAGCAGATATCAATAAGTTTAATGATGAAGTGAGTATTAAGGAAAAAGGCAATTATGAATTGACAACAAAAGACATTCAGTTTGCTCTCGAAGATAAGGAAGGTCACTATCCAAAACGTACATCGATTGATTTCTATCACCGTTATAAAGAAGATTTAAACATGCTTGCAGAAACGAAAATGAATTCGTTCCGTACTTCTATCAACTGGTCGCGTATTTTTCCGAAAGGCGATGAGACAGAGCCGAATGAAGAAGGGCTGAGATACTACGATAAGCTGATTGATGAGATTATTAAAAATGGAATGGAGCCACTTATTACGGTTTCCCATTATGAAATGCCGTTGCATTTGGCAATCGAATATAATGGATGGTATAACCGGAAAACGATTGATTTCTTTGTTCACTACTGTGAAGTATTATTTAAACGATATAAAGACAAAGTGAAATACTGGATTCTCGTAAACCAGATTAACTTAATTACGTTTGAATCTTTTAATCATCTAGGCATTCCAGCAGATCGTGTGGAAAACTTACTGGAAGCCAAATACCAAGGTGCACACAATGAGCTCGTTGCATGTGCGAGAGCAACAAAAATAGCGAAAGAAATCAATCCTAAGATGCAAATCGGAATGATGCTGTTTGATGCAATTTCACATCCTGCAACATGTAAGCCAGAAGATGTACTGGCAACAGTAAAACGCAACCAAATGGAGTACTATTTCTCTGATATTCTCATGCGTGGTAAATATCCAAATTATGCGTTCCGCTTTTTTGAGGAGAACAATATTATGATTCATTTCGGAGAAAATGATGAGGAAGATTTCAAAAATACAGCCGATTTCTTTAGCTTCTCTTATTACTACACACGAATTTCTGATGCAGAAAGTGTAAAGAAGCCTAACTCTGCATATGTAAATCCGGAGCTGAAAGCAAGCGATTGGGGCTGGTCCATTGATCCGATCGGTTTAAGAACTGCTTTAAATTTGTACTATGATCGTTACCAAAAACCAATCATGATTACTGAAAACGGTATTGGAGCGTATGACAAGGTCGATGAAAATGGCGAAATTCATGACCCGTACCGCATTGAATTCCTTAAACGCCACATTGAACAAATAAAAGAAGCAATTAAAGATGGTGTGGAAGTAATCGGCTACTATCCGTGGGGACCAATTGATATTGTCAGCTGCTCATCATCCGAGATGTCTAAACGCTACGGCTTCATCTACGTTGAAAAAGACGATTATGGAAAAGGAACGCTTGAAAGAAAGAGAAAAGACAGCTTTTATTGGTATCAGAAGGTTGTCCAGTCGAACGGAGAAGAGTTGTAA
- a CDS encoding polysaccharide deacetylase family protein translates to MKVIWIIPLLVLMIFSGCTQSKNNTLPPKSEGINNSAIQSSRTPNLTDGSEGETRNPHPLTLADLREKYKSTFLLRGSASKREVALTFDDAPDDCFTPQILDILKQEGVRATFFVVGNRIEAHPEIVKRMVKEGHILGNHSYNHPNFPTLSDADFRDQVIRTDELISSFTGYKPSFIRAPYGNINEDQILWLASQHKKIINWDVDSLDWKGLSTEQVKTNILAHVHPGSIVLQHAGGGIGEDLSGTVHALPEIIKKLRNDGVKLVTIPELLDLPAG, encoded by the coding sequence ATGAAAGTAATTTGGATCATTCCTTTATTGGTATTAATGATTTTCTCTGGCTGTACTCAATCTAAAAACAACACATTACCTCCGAAGTCGGAAGGAATTAACAATAGCGCTATACAATCCTCCCGTACACCAAATTTAACGGATGGTAGTGAAGGGGAAACACGTAATCCCCATCCATTAACATTAGCGGATTTACGTGAAAAGTACAAAAGCACCTTTTTGCTGAGAGGATCAGCCTCGAAACGCGAGGTCGCTTTAACCTTCGACGACGCACCAGATGACTGTTTTACCCCTCAGATCCTCGATATATTGAAACAAGAAGGAGTGAGAGCGACATTTTTCGTGGTGGGGAATCGAATCGAAGCCCATCCCGAAATCGTAAAAAGAATGGTCAAGGAAGGTCATATCTTAGGAAACCATTCATACAACCATCCGAATTTCCCTACATTAAGCGACGCAGATTTCCGGGATCAAGTCATCAGAACAGATGAATTGATTTCTTCTTTTACAGGATATAAGCCATCGTTCATCAGAGCTCCTTATGGAAATATAAACGAGGACCAAATTCTATGGTTGGCAAGCCAACATAAAAAAATCATAAATTGGGATGTCGATTCATTAGATTGGAAGGGATTAAGCACAGAGCAGGTCAAAACTAATATTTTAGCACATGTACATCCGGGTTCTATTGTCCTACAGCACGCGGGGGGAGGAATCGGAGAAGATTTATCGGGCACTGTTCATGCACTACCCGAAATCATTAAGAAACTTAGAAACGACGGCGTTAAGCTAGTTACGATCCCCGAGTTACTGGATCTTCCTGCTGGATAA
- a CDS encoding Ger(x)C family spore germination C-terminal domain-containing protein, translating to MSVLIKPKKRNITTNYQFGVPQFDIEIKVVGNITERTFHMELEKEENKRKIDTMIENESNKKMATLIKKLQRHQVDPIGLGLYVRAYHYNK from the coding sequence ATCTCCGTATTAATTAAACCTAAAAAACGTAATATAACTACAAATTATCAATTTGGGGTGCCGCAGTTTGATATTGAGATAAAAGTAGTTGGGAATATAACTGAACGTACATTCCATATGGAACTAGAGAAAGAAGAAAACAAAAGGAAGATTGACACAATGATTGAGAACGAAAGTAATAAAAAGATGGCAACACTAATTAAAAAGCTACAGCGACATCAAGTAGATCCGATAGGTCTTGGTCTTTACGTCAGAGCTTATCACTATAACAAATGA
- a CDS encoding GerAB/ArcD/ProY family transporter, translated as MRAYPITNISLMQYIFIIHGTQVGIGILTLPRELTEIAGTDGWISILFGGVCSVLASILITSIMKKHPDKTLYELLPIYLGPYLGTLGNVLVCLYGALATFTVIFTTLFVINVWILVETPNYLILAGYLIPAYIIGSNSIKALGRYSEITFYLAIWMPILLLVPLKEANVLHLLPVLKEGWWPVFSAVKNTIISFLGFEMAFFFYPYLKCKKQATKGIILANLMSVVMFLLITLISYLFFSPNEINQYQWPTLTLLKEVEFPFLERFEIIYLSFYMYVLSTTWLPYIYVTILGSQAILKRGNHKKHLLIVLFLLLFAAIFFQPSYMQVSLLAKVWGDAGLIISYVFPVLLGFYIILHHFFTRRKPTS; from the coding sequence ATGAGAGCGTACCCAATAACAAACATTTCCCTTATGCAATACATATTTATCATTCATGGGACACAAGTAGGTATTGGTATTCTTACTCTCCCACGTGAATTGACAGAGATTGCGGGAACAGATGGGTGGATCTCCATTTTGTTTGGTGGGGTATGCTCAGTTCTTGCAAGCATACTGATTACGAGTATCATGAAAAAACATCCTGATAAAACCTTATATGAATTACTTCCTATCTATTTGGGACCTTATCTTGGTACTCTTGGAAACGTCCTTGTGTGTTTATATGGTGCATTAGCTACTTTTACGGTTATTTTTACAACCCTTTTTGTTATTAATGTCTGGATTCTAGTTGAAACTCCTAATTACTTAATTTTGGCTGGGTACCTCATTCCTGCTTATATTATTGGTAGTAACAGCATAAAGGCATTAGGGAGATATTCGGAAATTACTTTCTATCTTGCCATCTGGATGCCGATCCTACTTTTAGTTCCTTTGAAAGAAGCAAATGTGTTGCATCTTTTACCAGTATTAAAAGAGGGATGGTGGCCTGTGTTTTCTGCCGTAAAAAATACAATCATATCTTTTTTAGGATTTGAGATGGCATTCTTTTTTTATCCTTATTTAAAATGTAAAAAACAAGCAACAAAAGGCATTATACTTGCAAACCTGATGTCGGTAGTTATGTTTTTACTAATAACCCTGATTAGTTATCTTTTTTTCAGTCCTAACGAAATTAACCAGTATCAGTGGCCTACTTTAACTTTATTAAAGGAGGTAGAATTCCCCTTTCTAGAAAGGTTTGAGATTATTTACTTATCCTTTTATATGTATGTTCTCTCAACCACCTGGTTGCCGTACATCTATGTCACGATCTTAGGTAGCCAAGCCATATTAAAAAGAGGGAATCACAAAAAACACCTTCTCATCGTTCTTTTCCTATTGTTGTTTGCAGCTATTTTTTTCCAACCCTCCTATATGCAAGTATCCCTGTTAGCCAAAGTATGGGGTGACGCTGGACTTATCATTAGTTATGTGTTTCCAGTACTGCTTGGATTTTATATCATACTCCACCATTTTTTTACGAGAAGAAAACCAACTTCATGA
- a CDS encoding spore germination protein — MNGRKWFIKSKNKAIKETIYEKTDSPITKDLKINESHLYSLFDEAPDLKVHHIKLSGETNTVLTYLEGLADKRTIQLNIIRPLVTEMKSIDQLWSSNVIYSHLTYTFSWSEIEAAILEGNSILFVDGEEKAIVIDSQGWPQRSVEEPHSETMLKASHEGFLETASQNIALIRRFLPNRELKIKQYKIGERANIKIHLVYLGDVTNPTIIEELEKRINSFTVDTLLTTGELEQYIEDATFTPFPQSILTERPDVTAMHVLEGRVAVIVDRSPRVLITPVNFLSFFQTIDDYSLRWSLALFVRLLRLLSFFIAVFLPALYIVVIAFHYEVLPMNLILSIGETRERVPVSPFLEAILMELTLEMLREAGIRLPSTIGQTVSIVGGIVIGQAAVQAGLVSNVMVIVVSLTAIASFIIPVFDMAYSIRLIRFPMMMIAWMFGMVGIAMGFMIILAHLITMESMGTSYGTPLAPLKFSDWKDSVIRSPLRYLNKRQSGPRPIQRNKK; from the coding sequence ATGAATGGTCGTAAATGGTTTATAAAAAGTAAAAATAAAGCTATCAAGGAGACGATTTATGAGAAGACAGATAGCCCAATAACAAAAGACCTAAAAATAAATGAAAGTCACCTCTATTCGCTTTTTGATGAAGCACCTGATCTTAAAGTACACCACATTAAACTAAGTGGAGAAACCAATACAGTACTTACCTACTTAGAAGGATTAGCTGACAAAAGAACCATTCAATTAAATATTATTAGACCTCTTGTGACTGAAATGAAATCTATTGATCAGCTTTGGTCTTCTAATGTGATTTATAGCCACTTAACTTATACTTTCTCATGGTCAGAAATTGAAGCTGCTATCCTTGAGGGTAATAGTATTTTATTTGTTGACGGTGAAGAGAAAGCAATTGTTATAGACTCTCAAGGTTGGCCACAACGTTCTGTGGAAGAACCCCACTCTGAAACGATGCTAAAAGCTAGCCATGAAGGATTTCTTGAAACGGCATCTCAAAATATTGCTCTAATTCGTCGCTTTTTGCCCAACCGAGAACTAAAAATCAAACAATATAAAATAGGAGAAAGGGCAAATATTAAAATTCATCTCGTATATCTAGGTGATGTTACCAATCCTACAATTATAGAAGAACTAGAAAAACGCATTAATAGTTTCACAGTAGATACTTTACTTACTACAGGTGAACTAGAACAATATATTGAAGATGCAACTTTTACCCCGTTTCCGCAATCAATACTTACTGAAAGACCGGATGTTACAGCTATGCATGTTCTTGAAGGAAGAGTAGCCGTTATAGTTGATCGTTCTCCTCGGGTATTAATTACACCAGTCAACTTTCTCTCTTTTTTTCAAACAATTGATGATTACAGCTTACGTTGGTCCCTTGCCCTTTTTGTACGGTTACTACGATTGTTAAGCTTTTTCATCGCGGTTTTTCTACCAGCCTTATATATCGTAGTTATTGCTTTTCATTACGAGGTTCTCCCAATGAATTTGATTTTGTCGATAGGTGAAACAAGAGAAAGGGTTCCTGTATCTCCCTTTTTGGAAGCTATACTTATGGAATTAACACTTGAAATGTTAAGAGAAGCCGGGATCAGACTCCCTTCCACCATTGGACAAACAGTAAGTATCGTAGGGGGAATCGTCATTGGTCAAGCAGCAGTTCAAGCGGGGTTAGTAAGTAACGTCATGGTTATCGTCGTGTCATTAACAGCGATTGCATCCTTTATCATTCCAGTCTTTGATATGGCTTACTCTATTCGTTTAATTCGATTTCCCATGATGATGATTGCCTGGATGTTTGGGATGGTTGGCATCGCTATGGGCTTCATGATTATTCTAGCACATTTAATTACAATGGAATCGATGGGAACTTCTTATGGAACCCCCTTGGCTCCTCTGAAATTTTCTGATTGGAAAGATTCTGTGATACGGAGCCCTCTTCGTTATTTAAACAAGAGGCAGAGCGGCCCTCGTCCCATTCAACGAAACAAAAAATGA
- a CDS encoding leucine-rich repeat domain-containing protein yields the protein MRLNFNGKGLSETPEVVFETDNLIELSMYDNKINEIPERLFSQQKLEVLNYAGNNIKVLPEGIKALLNLKMLDLGHNQLKELPKEIGMLRNLDSFLYLSNNEIEILPEQICDLQQLKYLNVTDNQLKKLPSNIGRLKSLIELRLYNNQLEHIPESITTIGCLREIHLYGNNIRSLPESLGDLKEIRILELADNKLKRIPKSIGKLKKLRRLNLRKNKIQEIPDEIGGLTNLIELDLRDNDIQEIPSSVMNLECLEKLDLRWNKNLKLTKCLDDLEKKGCVVYK from the coding sequence ATGAGATTAAACTTTAATGGTAAAGGATTATCTGAAACACCAGAAGTAGTTTTTGAAACTGATAATCTTATTGAGTTAAGTATGTATGACAACAAAATTAATGAAATACCGGAAAGGCTCTTTAGTCAACAAAAATTAGAAGTATTAAATTATGCAGGGAACAATATTAAAGTATTGCCTGAGGGGATTAAAGCCTTATTAAATTTAAAAATGCTTGACTTAGGTCATAATCAATTAAAAGAATTACCAAAAGAAATAGGAATGTTGAGAAATTTGGATTCTTTTCTCTATCTGAGTAATAATGAAATTGAAATTCTTCCAGAGCAAATCTGTGATCTTCAACAACTAAAATATTTAAACGTGACAGATAATCAATTAAAAAAGTTACCCTCTAATATAGGTAGATTAAAAAGTCTTATTGAATTGCGGTTATATAATAATCAACTTGAACATATCCCAGAATCAATAACTACTATAGGATGTTTACGAGAAATTCATTTATATGGGAATAATATAAGGAGCTTACCAGAAAGCTTAGGAGATTTAAAAGAAATTCGTATATTAGAATTAGCTGACAATAAACTAAAAAGGATACCGAAATCAATCGGCAAGCTCAAAAAATTAAGAAGATTAAATCTGAGAAAAAACAAGATACAAGAAATTCCAGACGAAATAGGTGGATTAACCAATCTCATCGAACTAGATTTAAGAGACAATGATATACAAGAAATTCCAAGCTCAGTGATGAATCTTGAATGTCTGGAGAAACTGGATCTAAGATGGAATAAGAACTTAAAATTAACGAAATGCTTGGATGATTTAGAGAAAAAAGGGTGCGTTGTTTATAAATAG
- a CDS encoding beta/gamma crystallin domain-containing protein, with protein MIYNPYHYSPHYENSYYDNPYNYLDVQHRVNRFFEHIDGTGSSFTMNSGDRLSYVGDPWNDRISSVRVAPNTLVVLYEHINFRGRKKILENLSNRSHLFNIHKDFNDITSSIKTYRLC; from the coding sequence ATGATTTATAATCCGTATCATTATAGTCCGCATTATGAAAATTCGTATTATGATAACCCATATAATTATTTAGACGTTCAGCATCGTGTCAACCGGTTCTTTGAACATATAGACGGAACTGGTAGCTCTTTCACTATGAATTCGGGAGATAGATTATCGTACGTGGGAGATCCCTGGAACGACAGGATTTCTTCTGTACGTGTCGCACCTAATACTCTTGTCGTTTTATACGAGCACATAAACTTCAGAGGTAGGAAAAAAATACTTGAAAATTTAAGTAACAGATCCCATCTCTTCAACATTCACAAGGATTTTAATGACATTACTTCATCAATTAAAACGTATCGACTGTGCTAA
- a CDS encoding DUF2935 domain-containing protein, which translates to MNNDTRENILFEHRFWLQILGDHSRFIFESLAPKEQAEIERANYFIHTFDRLLEYARNNLSAEEINTLNQQANSETQNLRQFKLHLLERHLIGKISISLPPTFINHMVNELEEYQRILEACLSDNWPPTSHPLYYHLVWLLDAVGHADTITSHLDMVEHDYKQKSKHFAKQFEHFHLKAIELAGYLRTNLSDFPALHRFNHQSEMEIQLFQAFLHELEELRLKDEILGTLSPLMADHMSREECYYLMKLSEVSEVKSPDCYPTRPRIE; encoded by the coding sequence GTGAATAACGATACTCGAGAGAATATTTTGTTTGAGCACCGATTCTGGCTACAAATTCTGGGGGATCATTCCCGGTTTATTTTTGAATCATTAGCTCCGAAAGAGCAAGCAGAGATCGAGCGAGCCAACTACTTTATCCACACATTTGACAGATTATTGGAATATGCACGCAATAATCTGTCTGCTGAAGAAATCAATACGCTCAACCAACAGGCAAACAGTGAAACGCAAAACTTACGCCAGTTTAAGCTTCATCTTCTAGAACGACATCTTATTGGTAAAATTTCCATCAGTCTTCCTCCAACTTTTATAAACCATATGGTTAATGAACTGGAAGAATATCAACGAATCCTTGAGGCTTGTCTATCCGATAATTGGCCTCCTACATCTCATCCCCTTTACTATCATCTGGTTTGGCTCTTGGATGCTGTGGGGCATGCTGATACCATCACTTCACACCTAGATATGGTGGAACATGACTACAAGCAAAAAAGCAAGCACTTTGCAAAACAATTTGAACATTTTCATCTCAAAGCAATCGAATTAGCCGGTTACCTGCGGACAAATTTATCAGACTTCCCAGCGCTACATCGTTTTAATCATCAGTCTGAAATGGAAATTCAACTATTTCAGGCCTTTTTGCATGAATTGGAGGAGCTACGATTGAAGGATGAGATATTAGGAACGTTGTCTCCACTTATGGCCGATCATATGTCAAGAGAAGAGTGTTATTATTTGATGAAGCTATCCGAAGTGTCTGAGGTCAAATCACCTGACTGTTATCCAACCAGACCCCGAATTGAATAA